In one Parvibaculum sp. genomic region, the following are encoded:
- a CDS encoding DUF1214 domain-containing protein, with the protein MKLFLKLLASFVVALVLGVGSALLLLRGGLGSTTAVGPWMTSDVIGSADADPYTRARVAVGGLLALNRSETIYFTAATDSNGETLRMQCSYKIVGSDPPARWWSITAYAADHYLIPNPQDRYSFGGNTVAREDDGSFVISAGPSESGVNWIPTGEGDGTFTLTLRLYNPAEEAVRDPSRIALPRIAREACSR; encoded by the coding sequence TTGAAGCTCTTCCTGAAGCTTCTTGCATCTTTTGTCGTCGCGCTCGTTCTGGGCGTCGGATCGGCGTTGCTGCTTCTGCGCGGCGGCCTCGGCAGCACGACCGCCGTCGGCCCGTGGATGACGAGCGACGTTATCGGTTCCGCCGATGCCGATCCCTACACGCGCGCCCGCGTCGCCGTCGGCGGATTGCTGGCGCTCAATCGCAGCGAGACAATCTATTTCACCGCCGCGACGGATAGCAACGGCGAGACGCTGCGCATGCAGTGCAGCTACAAGATCGTCGGCTCCGATCCGCCGGCACGCTGGTGGAGCATCACGGCCTATGCCGCCGACCATTATCTGATCCCCAACCCGCAAGACCGCTATTCCTTTGGCGGCAACACGGTGGCGCGCGAGGACGACGGCAGTTTCGTCATTTCGGCCGGTCCGTCGGAAAGCGGCGTCAATTGGATACCGACCGGCGAGGGCGACGGGACGTTCACGCTGACACTTCGACTTTACAATCCGGCCGAGGAAGCGGTTCGCGACCCGTCCAGGATCGCGCTGCCGCGCATCGCCAGGGAGGCGTGCTCACGATGA